Genomic window (Amaranthus tricolor cultivar Red isolate AtriRed21 chromosome 7, ASM2621246v1, whole genome shotgun sequence):
TGTGTTTTTTTATTTCACTTTGTACTTGTTCTCAGTTTCTGAGTTTTGAGTTGACGTGCATGATATTTCATTTTCAATCTCTATTGCAGCACCCAAAGTCGGCCAAAAAGAAGAGGGGGTCCAGGAGGGCTGAACAAACTCTGTGGTGTTTCACCTCAGCTTCAAACAATTGTGGGTCAACCAGCTTTGCCCAGAACAGAGGTATAGTTCCTTTATAGTTTATTTCTGTTTCTGTCTCTTCTCTATATCTGTTCTTCCTTGttataatgtaaattttctGTGCAGATTGTCAAACAGCTTTGGGCTTATATTAGAAAGCACAATCTCCAAGATCCAAGTAACAAAAGAAAGATAATATGCAATGATGAGCTACGGTTGGTATTTGAAGTTGATTGTACAGACATGTTTCAGATGAACAAGCTGCTGGCCAAACATATTGTTTCTCTTGATCCCACAAGTATATGAAAAGTTTCTTTTcttgtataatatttttttacctTAAGTACCGTACTTGATTCCATGTTCTGATTGTTGCAGAGGTTCCGAAGGTTCCAGAACAACCATCCAAGAAAGCTAAAGTCGAAGAATCTGAAGTTCCGAGCACTGAGTCTGATGGCCCCGCTCCTATTGTGATATCTGAAGCGCTGGCCAAATTCTTTGGTACAAGTGAGAAGGAAATGCTTCAATCTGAGGTTTATAATCGTATTGAAGAATACATTAAGACAAAAGGCTTAGAGGTgggtttatgtttgtttttaaCTCCTTTTGTCTTGTTCTTAAActtacaaattaattttaatgcttAGTCATGTTCTTTGCCAGTATGGTCCTTGAATGTaactcatattttttttcttgatgaTCTTATTTTAAAGATGGATGATAGGGAAAGATGAATTTTGTTAGTTTTCTGGAATCCTTGAACCTTATTAGCCTATAAATTCTTTAGCACCTGGAGTGCCTAATGTAGGAGTATGCTATTATGAGATATGATTCGACCTGTAAAATCTTCATTGACAGTTGCGAGTAGGTTCTGAGCAGGTGTTTTTGAAGATGAATTCTGGAGTGGGAAAACACAATATTTGTGGGTTATTGTTTGACTGATTCAAGATTTTGAATATTTTCCAGGATTCATCGAATTCATTGGTCATCTGTGATACTGAGCTTCAAGAACTCCTTGGATGTGAGAGCATTCCTACGCCTGGGATTCGTGGTGCTTTGGCTCGTAATCATCTTTTCCCCCGAGCATGATGTAATCTGGTCAGTGCCTCATATTGCTTTAAAGACACCATTATATTGTTTACATCTTGCATTATTTGCTCTCATAATTTGAATCTGATCATCACTTTGGTACCTTTTTGGACATGGGATCTCATGGCACCATGAGAGCTTTGGAAGAAAGGGGATCTCATGGCTTCTCTTACGATGTAGGATAGTTTGAATTTTACTTTTCCTTTTTCCTTGTGATATGGAATTACAATCTGACATCCTTTACCTATTTTACAGACTTAGGATACCTATCTGACTTGTTTTTAGACTAAGCTAGAAAGTGGTATGTGTTTGTGAATCAGCATATACTGTGTCGCAGAGTTCTGGTGACCCTAAGCTTACTCAGTATATACTGTCATACCAGAATATGCAACCACATTTTTTATTCCGACAGTGTAAACAGAGTTGAGAAGTCTGCAATCTGCATAACCCAGGCTTCTACATCAAAGATACTTTAGTGTTTTGATGTTTCATTCAGTTTGATCTTTTGTGTGCCACAAGGATATATCTCTTGCCCAATGTAACATAATTCGTTAGCTAattgctttttgaattcgcgatttgATCAAATTTGCCCAAGACTAGCTCAAAACtaaccataattcgcttttatcgattcgcgattcgcgaggagattagtgaatcatgtgacgcTGCTCCTGCCTGAACTTCTCGTGTTTCTCACACGGGTATATCATCGACAAAAAGTCAACTAATTCTGTTGTTGCTTGCAGGTATTGGATGTAACAGCAATCTAACTGACATGGTTGGAGGATACAAGTATGTTGTCGGCAAATAGTAGGATGAGTAATCTATCTGGACAGTATTGTAAGTTATGAGTAGGAGATGACTGTAATTAGGTGCAGGGTTGATAACTTAATGTAGGTAAGCCACAATTAGGGTTGGGATCCTGATTCCTGAATCTGCTGTTTATTTGTTAAGAGTATTTGTAGAGATGTACCTTAACCTGTAGGAAACTCTGTACTGTAGTAGTTCTGAACAGAAAGCTTTGTACAAGATGGTACTCATTTATTATTGCCCTTGTTTTATCAATGCAGACACTACTATCCTTTAATGGTGCATTTCAATGCTGTTTTCAATCTGATTCCATTACTCGTCTAGATAAGAGCAACTCAACGATGATAATGgaggtgtttggcaaaatagtttattatgcaattttaagtaattttgatataaataaaggATTAGATGGTCAAATCATCCAATactaatatttggtaaattaaaaggttgaaacaacttattaatataaataagctgtttttgaacaaactGTTTATAACAGcgagttcaaaataaaaatataaatcaactGCTCAAATTAACCAATGTAATTAGTTATCGGCTATCTAGTTATCAGTTGTTTGTCAAACATACTTATGGTCAATATCTTGTATTAGTATTGTTGAAGTAAAATATACTACTCAGAATGAAGACAAAAAATGAGTTTGtctataaattaaaagagaTTGTATAACTTGAAAAAAGTGAGATGAGTATCTTTTGAAGTTTACATCATATAactaacttttatatatattcaaattatataatataaatttaaaagacagagaatataattttttacataaatttgaAACAAGACAAGAAGAGATGTAACGGCaaactattaaatatttttatgtatgaaaggctatatttattattatactcGCAAATCGCATGTAGTAGGTTGAATCATTCATTGTCATAAATCAATGCAATAATTCATACAATATACTCtttgttttttagattttttcaaAACGATGATTCCATTATTAAGGAGTGGAGTAAACTCTAAGAATTGAGATTGTAAcccattaatttattttttctatacGATTCTGTAATacccctccgttcttttaagttcttccaccttattataatgggtagtttcataagttcttccactttagaatactttttatttttagaaagtttttatctcacttttaccccttaaatcccccctttttcttttaatttacccGGAATCATCTGAATACATTTATTACTCCTTCTTGGGCTTTGCGTTTTTGCATTATTACGCCTACTCCCTTCATGAATGGTCATTTCTTCCTCCTCCTCTTAAACGGtcatttctctctcttcatgaacaccattttcatggcttttccccctgtttgttcttcatttttagtGCATTTTAACTGCATTAAAATGTAGATCGATTTACTCTCGTGATTTTGAGGttcgttttgtttgttttggcaaAGTTTCGAAATTTAAAGGCCCCTGTTCCGGAATCCGCCATTATCTTCATGAACCTTTAAGTCTTTGCAATGGAAAACAACGAATCTAAGAGTGACTCCACAATTCCTTCATATCTTTGTGACGGTCTATACAATTATGGTGAGTTGtgttgtaacagactcaaaattcttaatttaaatcttccgattaattgttttgaattttcaattcaaatctgtaatcctttgattatcagtttcaaaccatctttaattcttaaatctttttcaattttgtaatttctttcaaatattaaactttaaaatagtattttgtttaaaatctttttataagcactaaaatattattttattattctatagtacgaaaagtaaaattttattattatattcatggttttgtaaaacgttacttttttactttcttccttaaactaacattactacttattattttaaccttataattttgatgtaattattttatacataaaaatgagtcgtatttttatttttaacattaagtatagtttaagtaaaattttaaatgaactacatattttcatgatcaaatttacctattatttaaaagtatattcacttgtacatacgagaacaaaattttgatgaaccaaaaaatcctttctatggtaacccatgatgttcatcacttacacaagctatcaccatttccttacacaagctaaccttcttctacactccaaactcttacacattcgcttacacactccaactcttacacatttacttacacactctaaatcacttacacaagttaaccttatTCTATattcctaacactctttttcatacaatctaatgaactataaagttgcccaaacccattataaataccctctttagccatgagatcacttacaccaccatcatcaaatctttctaacattctttcttatattttcacttcattaaaatcttactacattaatacctttattaattgaagaaattaaagaacatggagcttagaacactttttatttagcttaaatcatcatcattattttgggagttggtattaattatctttggagcattattatctatcttggaggatcttatttcttattattttcctaattagtacttagtactaatccttggtgttagtatggtataacttcttatcataatctttttgtggaattttacattatctttactttataatatgcaaagtatgaaatatgttgatatattttaatggaatttagtttaatgaaattatgatcaagattatattaagtatgtgtatgctaaaagtatttttagtatgttaatttaattatctttgaacaagtttaggaagttgagtgcaaaattattttctagtgatattaagcatgatttatgttataaactagtgctagtatatttatgagttatgtgttacattagaaatgttattatatttaagaatttattttatgttagttTTGTAtcaatatgtttatgttagccttcaaactagtttataaggtagtaagttatttaaTGAATGTATTTTACTaggtatgattatattaagaatattgttattatactttattctaagatttaagtttatccttaaagttatagtaaatttctaagttatagtgtaaagtttttatttatttagtggttatgttaattatttaaatcttgaatttactataataaattaaatgaagttgttttgtCAGTGAAAAAGGCCCAAAAATACTCATAGGTCATTCGAccattattatattaaaaagaaaaagagtttgatttattttttttatattattataagctaattgttgataatattaaaataaaatcttaagagttatttttgagaaagctttataagttattaaatattgaagtgattttctagaatatatgagatttcataatttaaaaataaaaataaaaacttttgtgacatttaattactatttagtacaaaattaaataatattttattttctaactatTTGACAAAAATGTatataaaatgatgtaaaagtatttttattaacttgttcttaaactatgtgtgaaatattgatttttgtgaaattataagttttatttgttttataactagaatgttgatttttgcgaatctaataagtgtacttgtttttccaaacttgaaataattatttttgataaacttgttgaattttgaaaacttatccaaaggttgcagttttacttgaattttaattataatgttagattttgtgaggagaataaagttttatttaatttaaagttagaaattttgattttggggacttatttcaagagaaatagattttagtagctacttgtggaaaatactaatttggagactattaataaaatattaagttattagtgtgaatttagtgacctattaaaataaagttataaataaaatttaa
Coding sequences:
- the LOC130818357 gene encoding uncharacterized protein LOC130818357, which encodes MVSDQEIAEGIESLFRETNPNSFTSLNDVVVRLQSKLGFDLTHKIDFIRAHISLLFTSQPPAPPAPPQVAQTANVPPVVIPQPQLQTVNPNPNVNVSVGHPQQMVFHHPHPPTAQSYFPRGPTEISFTQPGTVVAEGLSSPPAKESTQSRPKRRGGPGGLNKLCGVSPQLQTIVGQPALPRTEIVKQLWAYIRKHNLQDPSNKRKIICNDELRLVFEVDCTDMFQMNKLLAKHIVSLDPTKVPKVPEQPSKKAKVEESEVPSTESDGPAPIVISEALAKFFGTSEKEMLQSEVYNRIEEYIKTKGLEDSSNSLVICDTELQELLGCESIPTPGIRGALARNHLFPRA